From Cucumis melo cultivar AY chromosome 1, USDA_Cmelo_AY_1.0, whole genome shotgun sequence, a single genomic window includes:
- the LOC103497596 gene encoding membrane protein of ER body-like protein isoform X4, producing the protein MNGDKLHPELEPQMTQEQEEEAEYEEEPHVLLRKTSRHHAQSTFSSSTDSDEMFSGNSQGLQFVIRDQQLQQQNRGTGYSNGSSRLEIEDDHPVYEVIPSDEIEVVATRKTDAQNGTPIKFQRDQSRSLAVAIPPSNGEIEKQASYYPSLDNGTTGYKRVELRTENGNEVTDLYLERIYEKPGSHNFYCPNCQACITKVIIRDREWVNNTVSPRVPTQVDKFRCTSCLSFLIPIGSWLFPRLVSPDPEEEVSSGPGNNVENIEYREREIFQVQETRDSQESQLDRAPVPDQSVDNTVADKNEVVPDSSVGNAVADHTRDIHAVSDSKPTHPSLNPTVAEERFLPVKGVESKQGIQADSINKTQVRDQLVEFDMWTNDNTLETNVDSTVDPSILDGAKDTKKGIDVEHVVVGIPYPSLESKGGLLDRFRLPAFFNKAPVPDQSAALAKTEIPKAPEPVEATVPDSSPVSASLEAPTTVERATDTAVGSHEVEAGPVAISIDDSLDEQIEPESSRYNRWEIVKSIVYGGLAESITSLGIVTSAASANTGTGNIVVLSLANLISGLFILGHNLTGLKSEQFRTSNETDDDDHVDRYEVVLGNRENYILHFVLAIFSFVLFGLVPPLVYGFSFTKSNDKDLKLAAVAGASLLCITLLALGKAYIQRPNRWDVYIKTVVSYIVIAAGAGGFSYLAGNLIDKCVKKYGWFEENPAFNLGLPLPEMSLVKAAWGSS; encoded by the exons ATGAACGGAGATAAACTTCACCCGGAGCTGGAACCTCAAATGACACAGGAACAGGAGGAGGAGGCTGAGTATGAAGAGGAGCCACATGTTTTGCTTCGGAAGACATCTCGTCACCACGCCCAATCTACCTTCTCATCATCCACTGACAGCGATGAAATGTTCTCCGGGAATTCCCAGGGACTTCAATTCGTCATTCGAGAtcaacaacttcaacaacaaaACCGAG GTACTGGATATTCTAATGGATCTTCTCGGTTGGAAATTGAGGATGATCATCCAGTTTACGAAGTAATTCCCTCTGATGAAATCGAAGTTGTAGCCACAAGAAAAACAGACGCCCAGAATGGTACCCCGATTAAGTTCCAGCGTGATCAGAGCCGCTCTTTAGCCGTTGCTATCCCACCATCTAATGGAGAAATTGAGAAGCAAGCTTCTTATTATCCTTCTCTCGATAATGGGACTACTGGATATAAAAGAGTCGAATTGAGGACAGAAAATGGAAACGAAGTGACAGATTTATATCTTGAAAGGATATATGAGAAACCCGGCTCACATAATTTCTACTGTCCTAATTGTCAGGCTTGTATTACGAAGGTGATTATACGTGATAGAGAATGGGTAAATAATACTGTTTCTCCACGAGTTCCTACTCAGGTTGATAAATTCAGATGCACCTCTTGCCTCAGTTTCCTCATCCCTATAG GTTCATGGCTCTTTCCTAGATTGGTTTCTCCTGATCCTGAGGAAGAGGTTTCATCTGGACCAG GAAATAATGTTGAAAACATAGAGTACAGAGAAAGAGAGATATTTCAAGTTCAGGAAACAAGAGATTCTCAAGAAAGTCAACTTGATAGAGCTCCAGTTCCCGACCAGTCAGTTGATAATACAGTAGCTGATAAAAATGAAG TCGTACCTGATTCATCAGTTGGTAATGCAGTAGCTGATCACACACGAGACATCCATGCTGTATCTGATTCAAAGCCAACTCATCCTTCCCTTAACCCAACAGTTGCCGAGGAAAGGTTTCTGCCGGTTAAGGGAGTGGAAAGCAAACAAG GAATTCAAGCTGATTCCATAAATAAAACCCAAGTTCGTGATCAGCTGGTTGAGTTTGATATGTGGACCAATGACAACACCCTGGAAACTAATGTAGATTCTACTGTAGATCCGAGTATACTAGATGGTGCTAAGGACACCAAGAAAG GCATTGATGTTGAGCATGTTGTGGTTGGAATTCCATACCCATCCCTAGAGTCAAAGGGAGGACTGCTTGATCGATTTAGGCTGCCTGCATTTTTTAACAAAGCTCCTGTTCCTGATCAGTCAGCTGCACTTGCTAAGACAGAGATCCCAAAAGCACCAGAACCTGTAGAAGCTACTGTGCCTGATTCTTCTCCAGTTTCTGCTTCCCTTGAAGCACCAACTACAGTTGAGAGAGCAACAGACACTGCAGTGGGCAGTCACGAAG TTGAAGCAGGACCCGTGGCTATTTCCATCGATGATTCTCTGGATGAACAAATAGAACCTGAATCAAGTAGGTATAATAGGTGGGAAATTGTGAAAAGTATAGTTTATGGTGGTTTAGCCGAATCAATTACAAGCCTTGGCATTGTGACATCTGCAGCAAGTGCCAATACTGGAACAG GTAACATTGTAGTTTTGTCCTTGGCAAACCTGATCAGTGGCCTTTTTATCCTTGGACATAAT TTGACAGGACTTAAGAGTGAGCAGTTCAGGACGTCTAATGAAACAGACGATGATGATCACGTAGACCGATATGAAGTAGTACTGGGAAACCGAGAGAATTACATTCTACATTTTGTGCTTGCTATCTTCTCATTTGTACTCTTCGGCCTAGTCCCTCCTCTCGTTTATGGTTTCTCATTCACCAAGAGCAATGACAAGGATCTCAAGCTTGCAGCAGTGGCAGGAGCTTCTCTTTTATGCATCACATTGCTTGCCCTTGGGAAGGCTTACATTCAGAGACCAAATAGGTGGGATGTGTACATCAAAACGGTGGTGTCTTACATCGTTATAGCGGCTGGGGCCGGAGGTTTCTCATACTTAGCCGGTAATCTTATTGACAAATGCGTCAAGAAATATGGTTGGTTTGAGGAAAACCCTGCATTCAATCTCGGTCTGCCCCTTCCAGAGATGAGTTTAGTGAAAGCTGCATGGGGATCCTCTTGA